From a single Pseudorasbora parva isolate DD20220531a chromosome 17, ASM2467924v1, whole genome shotgun sequence genomic region:
- the yipf3 gene encoding protein YIPF3 produces MSASQGSKNTNTEPWGGFDDNIIQGSGSAVVDMENMDDTSGSSFEDMGEMHQRMKEEEEVTEEAAATEEDSGEYGEFLGMKGLKGQLGRQVADEVWQAGKRQASKAFNLYANIDILRPYFDVEPIQVRNRLVESLIPVRMINFPQKVAGELYGPMMLVFSLVAILLHGMKTSGTVIREGTLMGTAIGTCFGYWLGMSSFIYFIAYLCNAQITMLQMLSLLGYGLFGHCVVLFITYNVHFHSLFYILWLVIGGLATLRMVAVLISRTVGQTPRLILCGSLAALHMLFLLYLHFAYHKMVEGILDTLEGPNIPPIQRVARDVPVVANAVVNATIKSISAIVQSE; encoded by the exons CAGCGGCTCGGCAGTGGTGGACATGGAGAACATGGACGACACGTCGGGCTCCAGCTTTGAGGACATGGGGGAGATGCATCAGCGgatgaaggaggaggaggaggtgacAGAAGAGGCAGCGGCCACGGAGGAGGACAGCGGAGAATATGGGGAGTTCCTCGGGATGAAGGGCCTGAAGGGGCAGCTGGGCAGACAGGTGGCTGATGAG GTATGGCAGGCAGGAAAGCGACAGGCCTCAAAAGCGTTCAATCTCTACGCCAATATTGACATTCTCCGGCCGTACTTCGATGTGGAACCTATTCAAGTCAGAAACAG GCTGGTCGAATCCTTGATCCCAGTCCGAATGATCAACTTTCCACAG AAAGTTGCAGGAGAGCTGTATGGACCGATGATGCTGGTGTTCTCACTGGTGGCTATTCTGCTGCATGGCATGAAGACGTCAGGAACCGTCATT CGAGAGGGAACGCTGATGGGCACGGCCATTGGAACCTGTTTTGGATACTGGCTGGGAATGTCCTCCTTCATCTACTTCATTGCTTACCTGTGCAACGCTCAGATTACCATGCTGCAGATGCTGTCTTTGCTA GGCTATGGTCTCTTTGGCCACTGTGTGGTCCTTTTCATCACTTACAACGTCCACTTCCACTCGCTCTTCTACATTCTCTGGCTGGTGATCGGAGGACTCGCTACTCTACGCATG GTGGCTGTGCTGATCTCCCGAACTGTCGGTCAGACCCCTCGCCTCATCCTCTGCGGATCACTGGCTGCTCTTCACATGCTCTTTCTGCTCTACCTGCACTTTGCTTACCATAAGATGGTTGAAG GTATTCTGGATACTTTGGAAGGACCCAACATTCCTCCCATCCAGAGAGTGGCCAGAGATGTTCCCGTTGTTGCCAATGCTGTTGTGAATGCAACCATCAAGTCAATATCTGCAATTGTACAGTCAGAGTGA